The DNA window TGGGCGTATACAATAACAGGTAAGTGTAAAAAGTATTTCGCTTTGGCCCATTACAGAGTTGTGTCTGGATATTTTAGTGCATATGTTGGAGACTCAGAGCACATTTTGTCATGTATTATGACGCCAAGGGATTGGATTTTGTCCATAACAAATCTTTCTTTTCAGCAAAAGTTTCATTCCATTGTCATCAGCAACTTAGATGTTTTTGATATTACTGAATGTAGGATTGATTCAGAAaacctgtttgtttttccctttGAAATGGTGcctcaaatgaaaaattaatgGATTTATGAGCTGGGCAGCACAAGTGAGTACGTGCTTGTGTTCATGCGAAATGTGCCAAATGTCTGGGAAATATTGACCcttgtttggtgttttttgGAAGAATGCATTATTGCACTCTGAGCAAGAACGAAAATGAGACAGACAATTTTGAGTTCTTAAATGTTTGTATTCTTTTGATTAGTGTGTGGATGAACCGTCGACAAACTCCTGGTGCAGGCACATTGCATGACAAATTTCTAAACTCTTTCAGTATGTTTAGTTGCCGTATCGAGCAGCAGTCGCAGTGATGCAGCGCGAGGAGATGTCGGCACGAGAGGAGTTCACCTACAGCCCCATGTCCACCCTGGAACGAGGCAGCGGCTCACTGGGAAGACGAGGCAGCAGGGGATCGGAGAGGAGAGTCGATAGGGGGGAGTCGGATGTGTCGGAGCGGGACAGCTACACTGTGGACGTGAGGGCCAGTGACCTGCAGCTGGCCCAGCCGGAGCCTCTAAAGCACCCCTGCTTCAGCTACAGGGCCTGGCTCTACAGTGTCCTCATAGGGGTAAGAGGAAGCATTGGATTGGATTCATCTAACTCTTCAGACCATTACACATGTTTTAAAGGTTGGCATGCTCTCTTTTGATGGGAGAGAACTCAGGCCTTGAAAATTTGTGTGTGATGGTGACAAGAATCTTATTCTTTGCTTCCTTGTTAGGTTACAGTACCGAAGTGGAAAAGTAGATGATCATTAGATTTATTGTGCTATCAACACTTGGGGGCGTTATTAGTATTTGTCAAGCATCGGTTATTCATTACGTTTTATTTCATAAAACATTCATAAACCTCTTATAAGGGCATCATTATTGTAAAGAGGTAATATATAGGCTTTTTGTtacaatgcaaacaaacataGTCTATGTGCAATAAAAACATAGCGAAAAGTTGGTTCTAAGGAAGAAAATGTGGTCCAAGTAGGCTAACAATCAAAAATagtcctttatttatttatttatttatttttattctgaaaCGGTAGTAGTTCTGTGCTTTTGTGTGCCTGATTTTAGAGAAGAAGGCTCAAATCCACCctcccccctcaaaaaaatagattaattATTCCTACTGCAGTATTGGCTAATTTCTTATCAGCAATTATTCAGCTTATATACGGTGCATATAAATTCTTCCAAATTTTTATATCCTAGTTAATTCTCTTAATTTTTCCAATGGAAAGGGTGTACCAATAACATACCCTTAACTTGAGGTGATGTCATCCAACGTATGAGGCCATACTTAGGGTATGTATATCTGTTACTTTTTCCCATGCATATGCCCACCTGaatgtgtatgcgtgtgcgtgtgtgtgtgtgtgaccacaGGGTAGTCTGCTGATCACCTCTGGGTTCTCTTTGTATCTGGGAAATGTCTTTCCTGTTGCCATGGACTACCTGCGCTGTGCTGCAGGCTCAGTATGCAAAATGACATTCTTATTTCCTTATCACTGGTTTTGACCtcaatataaatacaatttgtttgaGGAAAAAATGTATGAAAGAGTTTCTATTTCTTTTGAACCGTGTGACTTTTCTTAACAGGGCATACCAGCAGCAATTGCCAGCTTTGCTATtgccaagaacagacatgttgCAGTAAGTAAATGCATGTGAATAAAGacacttgttttttatttttcatatatatattttttcaatttaatattACTGTCATTTCCAATCCTTTAATGAGCAAAGGTTTACATGAGAAGAATCTCAAGGCATGCCATCAAccaaaaatgtaacaaaaatcacatttaattATGATATTGTCTTAATGTACacatacattttctttgtgtgaatcTTTGGCCTGTTTAGTCGAACACAATACTAATTACTTTCCTGTGGCACTACTGGTGATTATTTACGGAATACAAATTTGCCGTTTTGGgaatcactttttttattttatcattgtttgtttttatattttttcaaggTGTCAGATTTCCAGGTGGTCTATGTATCAACCTTTGCAGTGACGACCACCTGCCTGGTTTGGTTTGGATGTAAATTGATCCTCAACCCTTCAGCTGTCAATGTAAAATCATCTTCAGTTTATACAAAGTAATTGTTGTCCATTTCCTTgttcatttcctttttcattttgtatttcactGCCCAGATCAACTTTAACCTTATCTTGATGATTTTGCTGGAGGTGTTGATGGCTACTACAGTCATCCTGTCAGCTCGCTCCGGAGAGGACTGCTGCTGCCACagaaaagtgtgtttgtgcgatgtgtgtgtgtgtgtccattgATGTTATCATTCAAAGATCACACAATTCTGACTTTTCCATCTTTTCATCCTCCCACCAGTCTGTAACAAACCAGCGACCTTCAATTACAACCCCTGCAGTATTCCCCACTCGGCTTCTCAAAGCCTACTCTGTGAGTAGCTGCCAGGCATACTGACATCGTGCTCCAAAGCTCTCTTTGACCGAAACTCATCTGTGGCTGACAGGTGATCGAAGTCATCGTAGGAATCTCCGCTGTGTTTGGAGGTATCATTGCGCTCAACATGGATGCCTTGCAGCCCGGCCCATACTTGTCCGTCACATTTTTCTGGATTCTTGTGGCTGTAAGCGCAGTTTACTTTTAACATGAAATCTGTATGTTGTGGTAATTAATAGGCAGTAAGggatctatttattttaatttacaaCATATTTGATGCTACTTCTACTGACACATAATCCATTTTTCGACAAATGGACAATGTCTCACAAATGTAAGTACGTCcctcactttctttttttaaatatcttttCATTGGACTGAAGAAATGGCTCTGTCTCTTGTCTCTGAGCCTTGTCACTTATTGTACATATTGGATATGATGTGTTCATGTTTGCA is part of the Syngnathus acus chromosome 6, fSynAcu1.2, whole genome shotgun sequence genome and encodes:
- the mlc1 gene encoding membrane protein MLC1 → MQREEMSAREEFTYSPMSTLERGSGSLGRRGSRGSERRVDRGESDVSERDSYTVDVRASDLQLAQPEPLKHPCFSYRAWLYSVLIGGSLLITSGFSLYLGNVFPVAMDYLRCAAGSGIPAAIASFAIAKNRHVAVSDFQVVYVSTFAVTTTCLVWFGCKLILNPSAVNINFNLILMILLEVLMATTVILSARSGEDCCCHRKSVTNQRPSITTPAVFPTRLLKAYSVIEVIVGISAVFGGIIALNMDALQPGPYLSVTFFWILVACFPSAIASHVASEYPNKCLVEVLIAISSVTSPLLFSASGFLSCSVMSFIDIFLHDVPIAKQSYDILLLILLVLLLVQAILNSATVVHCASYKSQLRLRATQQSDDNMGTSSQYCRQPSNGLLQSLSKDRTRKAVMVQITQ